Within Portunus trituberculatus isolate SZX2019 chromosome 3, ASM1759143v1, whole genome shotgun sequence, the genomic segment attgctgctactactactactactggtggtgctggtgatgagagtgatgttgtttatttctgttcttgtgtattgttttgttttagttttttttttttgtttgtttgtttgtttgtgttctttattatttgtattttttttatatttttcgctttgtttctatttctttttatttctactactgctactactactactactactactggtgctgctgctagtgtatgtgtgtgtgtgtgtgtgtgtgtgtgtcgggaaaGAGTgggttgatctctctctctctctctctcaagatcaaaggaggaggaaaatatgtatACATCAGCCACAGCATTATCATCGTATCGTAACCACCACTGTGTATTGTGTCTCCCAGCAGGGCTCTCTTATATGCTGtctcccacacccacccatccacattGCTATCTGTATCTCATTCCCTCTGTCACTCACCCTTTCCTCAATATTCTGTTTTGTTCCTcttattcatccattttttccattcttttcttcttttaccgaTTATTTGACCAATTTTTATTTCTGgtttttagaattttttttactttcatatgAGACGAAAAGTTTGGTTACGTCAGAATTTCAATACTAACGCCTTTAATACCAtagcacagcttcagaaattatgtgggggattaaaatagtgtagattttggccattaatcttctgacctccatagactcttcctaatgtaataaaaatggtctaatgaactctaatcataccaaaactcaaggtagaaaggtgtcccagtactgaaggggttaaacaaagAACAGGAAGGTGACATCAAGGTAGAAATTAAATGCCACAAACAATATTTCAAGTTTATTGCAGTTTATGAAAAGATTCACCTGTGTTTTCATTGTTGGTATAGTGAGGTgtgggtcagtcagtcagttattcagttattcagtcagtcagtcagttagtcatttaCACAATCAGTCACTCAATCACAGTCCAAaagtcaagtcagtcagtcagtcagtcagtcagtcagttagttagttagtcagtcagttagtcattcagttagttatctacacagtcagtcactcaatcaCGGTCcaaaagtcagtcagtcagttgtacAGTCAGTCATACAGTCAGTCACAGTTAAAATAGTCAGTCACACAGTCAAACGCACAGTCGGTCAGCCATTCATACAGtcatgcagtcagtcagtcacaaccCCTTGCGCAGAAACTCACTTACCATCACCATTcgttcctctgctcatcaccaTAATCATACTAacgtacttttcttcctcctcctcctcttcttcctgcatcCTGTCCCTCTCAatcaccacacctcacccaccacacacagacaaacaccatACAACAATATTCACCACAAAACAGGATgaagtcaccacacacactttGTTCTCACCAGGCATGTCTTCAGAGGCCACACAGATGCATTGTCAGATTCCCAAGGGTGCTATTTATAAAGACTCAGAAACACCAATGATTTCCTGCTGAGCTTTATATAACTATCATTGGATTCGTGGAAGCACTTAAAATCTCCATTAACTTCAGCCAAACTTGTTAAACTGTCGCTAAAATCAAGAAAGTGTACTAAAATCCCCATTAACTTCAGGCAAaacttgttaaactgtcactgaaattatgaaagtgtacTGAAAAATCCCAATAGCTTCTGGTAaacttgttaaactgtcactggaatgaagaaaatttaTGGAAAAACTCCAATAACGTCTGGCAAACTTGCTAAACTGTCACTGGAATTATGAAAATGAGCTGAAAAAGTCCCAATAGTTTCCAGTAAATTTGTTAAACTGTAACTGGAACCACAAAAATGTACTGAAAAACTTTGGGCAAACTTGTTAAACTGTCAGTGGAATCAAGAAAAAACCCTAATAGCTTCTGGTAAACTTGCTAAACTGTCACTGGAAACATGAAaattgactgaaaaaaaaaacctattaaCTTTCTGCAaacttgttaaactgtcactgatATCAAGACTGAAAAATCCCAATAACTGCCAACAAAACCTCTTAAACCATCActggaatgaagaaaaacaacttaaaaaaacaCCCAACAACTCAAAATTTAACCTTTCAAACTATCACAGGAACTGGAGACACTCTTGGAACACTGACAACCCTTTAGAGCCAAAATGCTTCAGAAAACACCATCAAAAACACACCTCTTggctttcttattgtttttttttttatatgtaagagggaaatccaggcaagggcaacaaaaatggtgattagaaaaaaaaatacccacttGCCGGTCCctaaacaaaattaatagataatAGCACACTAGGCATTCAGGGACAGTCAGtgacattcatacacacacacagacacacacacacacatttcagtaCTATGGCCCCGTGCGTTGTCTCTTCTCTGGCGGTGGGCGGGCTGAACGCTGTGAGGCAGGCTGGGGGGAGGGATCACCTTTCACTTCAGCCTTCACCTCTAACTTCACCTCTGTTTTAATCTCAGTCTTCATGTCCTCTGTGGAAGCAAAAAAAgtcagtgtgttttgtaaaGGTGTAAGGgcattttaaacacacacacatacacatacagacatacacacatgcaatggactgagtgaagagattgtagcagtagaaagtgtgcataaatttaagaaaaagttggataaaagtagatatggagacaggtcactatgagcacCACTCAAACCATGCAATATacgactaggtaaatacaaccaaGTAAATTCTCAGGtttatattctcaaacactcctctgcttcacctcccctgtttcaaaaggttttatttaaatgtacacacgttttttaaggtgtttttacggttctagatgcagagtgacaagatttctacattattaactggaaaaacactcttgaaaaccccgctagtcatctctgtggcccttgaaaaataGATGTCGTGAGAGAACAAggcattttacacacacacacacacacacacacacacacacacacacacatcataccaAGTTTAATTCCCTCCTGCTGACTCTGTTGCTGTGTGCCCTGCTGAGTGGCCTGCTGtgtctgctgttgttgctgctgctgtgctgtctGGGCAGGGTACTTGTAGGGGAACTTAGCCTGCAGGTCCTCCAGCAGGGCACCAACCCGTCTGTGCTGGAAGACTGAAGCAGGTTCCTCGCGTCCTGTACTGGTGGCCTGCAATGGGAGGAAGGCCAGGTATTTGTGGTTTGCTCTCAGTGTTATGAAAGATTGAAGGTATAAAGAAGATAGACCTGTAAAGTAAGAAATGAAGACCAGATTATGAAAGATTGGAGATTTAAAGTagatataaaatagaaaattaagacAGATTATGAAAGACTGAAGATATAAAGTACATAAAAAGTAGGaagttgaccccttcagtaccataaagcctcttcatattcattttgcttattatctgctaattttatacagcttcagaaacttatgtggggactgaaatagtgaagactctggccattaatcttctgacctccatcgacccttcctaatgtcaataaaattatctaatcatacacaaaattaaaggcaaaaacaccaaacaaaaaacaacaataacaatctcCTCCGTGTaccttctgcttcttctccttgtccttggcGGCGGCGTTGGCAGCGGCGGCAGAGTCAGGGTGATTTCTGAACTGCCACCAGTAGCCCTTGGACGGGTGGTACTGCGAGTACATCTGCAGCTCCGTGAAGGCATTGTTCAAGTTGCTCACGGCCGCCAGCTGGGGGGGAGACAGGCAGTGGGTTagcaggagagaagagacacTAGAAACATTGACACGCaggtgataaggaagaaagagggagtgagTTTGTAAGAGAGAAGAGGCATCAGAAACACTGGCACTCAGATAATAAGGAGAGACAATGGGTTATGAGTAGAGAAGAGGCACTAGAAATGTTGGCActcagataaggaagaaagagggagtgagTTAGCAAGAGAGAAGAGGCACTAGAAACATTGACACTCagatgataaggagagagaCAATGGGTTACCAGTAGAGAGGAGGCACTAGAAACATCAGCACTCACAagatagggaggagagagaggcaatgaGTTAGCAATAGAGAAGAGGCAACAATCCAAGACATTAGCAGTCAGAAGATAGGGAGGAGAAAGGCAGTGGATTAGCAATTAgaagacagggaagagagacaatAGGTTACCAGTAAAGAAAAGGCAACAATCAGATACATTACCACtcagaagataggaagagagagagacaatgtgtTACCAGTATAGGAAAGGCACTAGAAACACTGGCACTCACtagataggaaggagagagtagcAGTGGGTTGTGAGTCAGAAGGGCGAGAGACAGTGAGTTGTCAGtcagaagaggaatagagacaAAATGGGTTACCAGTAGAGAGGACGCACTAGAAAACACTGCCAGTCAGACGATAATTGCTTGGTCCGACAGTAACCGTACCATGCGTGAATTGATGATTGATCCGAGGTCCGGCGTCTGGAACACCTGCCCACCGATGATGTGGTAGTTAGCTTGTGGCGTCACCTGCGTCGGAGAGTAACGGTTCTGCTTGCGGACGATATACAGAATGGGTTCCTGTGTGTGCAGCAGGATGTACTCCACTCCCTGCATGTGTCTGTGGAGAGTACATGAGTTAGCGCCATGATCAGTCACCCCGCACTCCACATCACTTACTGCCACAAGGAGGAGTTACATTAGAGTGAGGTTAGAGCAAGTTAGCATGGATTGTTTGGGTGTGTCAAGGCAGGGTGGCAGATGGTATGGGGTGTGTTTAGAGTAATTTAAGCACTATCTTCAGAAATGGTTCCCTCTCTAactgcgaccattttcaaagaccacagagatgattagccaagttctaaagagtatttttcatgttagtaatgcagaaaacttgttaacatgtcactagaatcaaagaattgtagtggtggtgataatgttgCATATTCAAATAACCAAATGAATACTCTGTgctatggtggtgatagtggtggtggtggtaatggtgatggtgatggtgatgatgatgatgatgatgtattgtagtggtggtggtgatggtgatgtcacATACTCAAATGAATACTCTAtgctatgtggtggtggtgatggtgatagtgtaatgtttatgtattgtactagtggtggtggtggtggtggtggtggctcgaCATACTGATCCTTACGTGAGCTGGTCGACGCGGGTGTTCTGCTGCATCTTGATGAACTCATTGTTGCAGTCGCGTGAATAGAAAGGGTTGGAACGCTCACTGAAGTAGTTCATCACATTGGAGGAATTGAGATGCGGCACCCACATGCTGTCGTGCCAGGAGATGTGCAGCGGGTTCTCTGTGGTGAAAGGAGAACGGTGAACACAATAACAGTGACATTACTACCACACCTTCTCCTCTGTGGTGAAAGGAGAacggtgaagaaaataaaaaaaataagagacaaatatcaccacactctcttcttctctgtgGTGAAAGGAGAACGGTGAACACAATAACAGTGACATTACTACcacaccttcttctcctctgtgGTGAAAGGAgaacagtgaagaaaataaagaaaataagagacaaatatcaccacactctcttcttctctgtgGTGAAAGGAGAACGGTGAACACAATAACAGTGACATTACTACcacaccttcttcttctctgtggtGAAAGGAGaatggtgaagaaaataaagaaaataagagacaaatATTACCacactctcttcttctctgtgGTGAAATAAGAACGGTGAACAGAATAACAGTGACAGATTATTACcacacttccttcttctctgtgGTGAAATAAGAACAGTGAACAGAATAATAGTGACAAATATTACCACACTCTAATTCTCTGTGGTGGAAGGAGAACAGTGAACAAGATGAACAGAATAAGTGACAAAATAACAGTGAAATATTATACCCACATCTAATTCCtaacactcttcctcctcctcttcttcttgcacacttttttatattccttctcctcttcctttcttcttacatgcctcttcatattcctcctcctctttctttttttttcttcttacactcctcttcatattcctccccctcttccttcttcttcctctctaatTACACGccttttcatattcctcctcctcttcctgacactctttttccttcttcctctctcctcttcaaactcgtccgtctcctccttctaccctcatcatatctttccttcctctcctcttcctcctcctcctcctcctcttctctcactgtcACTAATTAATACTCACCTTTATTCTGGTCCGCCATGACTGAAGGAGTGGtcaaataacactaataacaaggaaataagaaggaaaagcagaatttGGTGTCCTGCTGCCtcctgtttgttgttattggtggtgatagAAAACGGGATATTTTTAGCAGTCACTCGTGTTTTTCTGGCGattttatctagttttttcttattttcttctttattttattttgtgtcattctttgagttgaaggaaatgttatgtgtttgtcattttttttatttttccttttcatttccttctatttcttttttatacgatttatttagtgtttttttctcttgttttcctttttattttttttatttcatcctttgaGTTTAAGAAATATTGTGAAtggaggtgttttttttttcttattatttatttgccatttttcttattttcctttttatttcctatttttatacgatttatttagtgttttaattttcttattgtccttccatttcttttatttcattctttgagTTGAGGGAAATTAAtggagttgttgttttttccttactatttatttgccattttgcttattttcttttttttattcacctcAATCTTTTTATGcgatttattcattattttcttatttccttttattttcttctatttcatcctCTAAGTTGAAGAAACATTGAGAACAGAGTCGGTTTTTCATTCaatttatttacaatttttcttattttccttttattccttctatttcatCCTCTGAGTTGAAGAAATATGTGAATAACGTCAGTTTTTCTAATTAAATGTCTATCTCACTCCATAATTATCCACAAAATGCACAAAATACAGTGGAAACATTCATTGTACTGTATTTGTAGTGAGATAATGTTCTGTTACTGcatttaatccctttagtaccatgacgcgcttccatactcgttctggtgactatttggtgatttgatacagcttcagaaactcatgtgggtgattaaaatagtgaagactttggccattaaccttctgacctccatagacctttcctaatgtcaataaaatggtctaatcgtacacaaatctcaaggtaaaaatgtgtcccagtactgaagttaaTTGATGTGTATTGCTTACTGTATAGAGGCTGTATTTTGTATGTGTGGCTGTATGTTGGGGTGGCACTTTGTTAATGTATGGGTAATCTTGGCTGAtgtccctccctgtctctctctctcctccgcccccactgtctctctttctctctcccctacacTGTCTTAATCGTCTCCCCGTAAACTAACTTAATATTCAGCCCTCCCCTGGACACACACCCCCATAAGGTAAACTAACAATTGCCCCGTGTAAACTCGCCTTAATGGTTTAAAAGACGTGTGTTCTTCCGTGTCACTTTACTTTACATCAACATACAGGTAAACACTTACATAAATATTATATACATTGTCTTTCTACACtcgtatatacatttttttacatatggtTGAAAATACATTAGTGTTCAGACCATTGTCGGTGgaagaagttgaaaaaaaatgaaaatatatgatgaaaataagtaagacaaaagaagataagtcaagaatagaaaaatataagcaaGAACACGAAATAAATTGTACATAAAAGTGGGAACCTATACAAAGGCATTCAATTCCACACCCACTGCTGGACATACAATCGTCTTTGCCTGCTACTCATCTTTACGTTAGCTTATTCTATGTCTTTTATTAGCAGAATCCGAGGCTGTGTAGGGTGTTAAAAGGATTCACGCACCTCATACAACACACACTAAGAGTTTAATATCACATCCTTCGAGTCAAACTATTTTAACACACTCCAACTCTAATTTAAGGCAATCCAATTCTCTTTAACACAATCTAACTCTAATTTAACACAATCCATCTCTCTTAACACAATTCAACTCTAATTTAAGACAATCCAATTCTCTTTAACACAATTCAACTCTAATTTAACACAATCCAAATCTTATTTAAAGCAATCCAGCTTTCTTTAACACAATCCAACTCTATTTTAAAGCAATCCAACTCTTTTTAACACAATCCAACTCTAATTTAACACAATCCAACTCCCTTTAACTTAATCCAACGGTGCCCAAGGTGTTACAAAGACTGCAACACCTGACACACTACACCTTAATTCCTCTGGATCGCATGTTTTCCAGTATCCAGTCCACGAACCAATCCACGCGCGTGTACAAACCCGGCATTTTCGGCCTGCCACACCCCAGACCTGCTGACACTAGCCCCACGCATGTCCTGGGCGTGGAGGCATCTGCTGGGCTGACGAGGGGGCCGCCGCTGTCACCCTGGGGGAATGGGAGGGCagtgtgagaggggaaggataaggaaagatgTGTGATGGGTATGGCACGGTTATATAGTCTCTTACCTTCAATACCATATGGTTACTGAGTCTGTCCTGTTCATCCGTCGTTATTTGAGAACTTATTGTGAAGGTGAACATAATTATTGCagtcatcaaagaaaacggtatTATTCAAACTGTTGGGCAGCTTTCCGATATTATTTAAAGTGTTGGGCAGCTTCCCCGGTATTATTTAGTGTTGGGCAGCTTCCCGGTATTATTCAAAGTATTGGACAGCTTCCCCGGCGCTCACCTGACAGGCGTCCTTGCCCCCAGCCTTGTATCCAGCGCAGAGGTGTGACTTGTAGAAAGGCATTGGGCTGTACACCTCGTTGTACCACTGCTCACACTGGGCGAGGGGCATCACACGCACCTCCACCTTCTGCAGCACCCTCGCATGCTCGATCCCTCCTGCGCGACACACAAGGGAATTCAGTTGACCTTTATTTACATCTATAATGACATCTATAATCACACACATGGGCAACAGTCAATACGTGAGATATTagagacgctttgctctctcaccaacactgttttcaaaggccacactgATGATTAGCAGGGCTCTCAAgactgtccaactccctaatgcaagagttaactaatactctcaatctttcatatcttctggtaaactctagaactccctatctgcttctgtatttccaacttctatgacttgacttcatttaacagGGAAATTTCTAAACATTTATCCCTccccacttttatttatttttttatttatttacttttttttttttttttttgtattttactaACTTTgtctgacctgcaaggggactggtaactaagtgaaccttttttttttttatacgttttccctcttacatgaaaaaaaaaaaaaaaggaaagatgtagCAAAAGGCAGTGAAAAGGTTATAATACACACCGTTAACAGCCTCGTCCTTTCTGCCCCAGCCAGCCACTATCACGTTCATGGCGTCCTTCATTCCGTCAGCCTTGGCATCAGGGAGACAAACTGGCCTGACGTAAGGGCTCCACTGTGCGTCCTTAGCCAACACCAGCAGCGCGATGTCATTGATGTATCCCTGAGAGGCGGACAGAAAGTGAGTCAGTGAAGATGGATTGTTGTTGGGAAGTAGTTGAACCTCTAGTGGTGATTTGTATGTCATTGAAAAGGGGTCAGTGAAGATTGTTATTGTTTGAGGAGTAAAAGGTTAAGCTTCTAGTGATCATTTGGTTGTCATTGATGTATCCTGGAGAGACGGACATAACGAGAGGGAGTCAGTTGTTGAAAAGTTAATATCGTTATTGTTAAAAAGTTCAGATTATTTTTGTTGGGAAGTAAAAAAGTTAAGTTTCTAGTGATCATTTGTAAGTCATTGAAGTATCCCAGATGAATAtaacgagagggagggagttatTGGAAAGTTAAGATGATTTTTGTTGGAAAGTtcagattattattgttaggaaGTTAAAAGTTAAGTTTCTATTGATCATTTGTAAGTCACTGATGTATCCCTGAGAGACGAACAAAGGGAGTCATTAAAGACTGATATTGTTggaaagttaaccccttcagtactgggacgcatttttaccaataAGTTTTGGATATTATTAGACGattgtatttacattagaaGGATCTATAGCCTGAAGATTTATGGcctgaatcttcactatttcaatccccacataaatatttgaagctgtatcaaatcactaaatagaaagcagaatatgaatatgaaaacgcgtcatgcagTGAAAGCATCTCATGATAATTTGTCCCTTgaatacttaaccccttcagtaccatgacacatttccatattcattctggttactatttgctgatttgaaacagctccagaaacttatgtggggattaaaatagtgaagactgtggccattaatcctctcacctccatagacccttcctaatgtcaataaaatcatctgatccttcccaaaactcgtggtaaaatcGCGTCCCAGTACATGAGGAGTGGACAGGGGCAATGTAAAGCTGGCGCACTGTTACCATGGAGAAGTTTGAGTGTACTATGATCTCCTTGGCCTCGATGACTTGTTTGAAGGTGTTGGTGTCGTCAAAACGGTCGTGGTCtcctgccgccaccgccacgcGATGAGGTGAGTCCCTGTTGCTGGTGgtgagtcgtggtggtggtggtgttagtggtagtgatggtggtggtggtgttgttgttattattattattattatttccgttattattatcattcttctcctcctcttcctcttcctcttcctcttcctcttcctcttcctcttcctcttcctcttcccctcctcctcctcctccttctcttcctcttcctcttcctcttcctcttcctcttcctcctcctcctcctcctcctcctcctcttcctcttcctcctcctcctcctcctcctcctcctcctcctcctcctcattatcatcaccatcatcgttactactactactactactactactactactactactacaactacacacacacacacacacacacacacacacttacgtatAAACACAGTGAGCCGCAGTGAGGGCAAATCTCTTATGTACCAGCACGCCGCCACAGTAATGCGCGCTTCCTCTGCCATTCACCCGCACAGACAGTATCCAAGGAAACTCCCCGTGCGTGGCGTCTGTGCCCTGCTTGATGCGTGGCTTACGGTTACCACTCCCAATGCTAGGATCAGTCACCCCGCACTCCACATCAGCCACTGCCGCGAGGAGGAGCAGGTTAGCAGGTTAGCAGGTTAGCATGGATTGTTTGGGTGTGTCAAGGCAAGGTAGCAGATGgtatggtgtgtttttaaggttgtttAAGCACCATATTCAGaatcgcttccctctctcacagcgaccattttcaaagactacagacacgattagccgagttctaaagagtatttgtcctgttaataatgcagaaaacttgttaacatgtcactagaatcacagaaacacccttaaaatcccgtgtcacttcaaccagagccctttgaaaatagtggaggtgctgtgaggcgcggaagtgtttcagaatatgggcttaAGACATGGCATGGACTGGAATAGGGAATGTAGGGTAGGTTAAGACAATGTATGGGTTTGCATGGGTAATTTAAACAAAGTATGAGCTGAAATAGGGATGTATAAGGTAGATCAAAACAATGCATGGGTTTCTAGGGGTAGTTTAAACAGGGTATGTGCTGGGATGTGTCTAGGGTAGTTTAACATACAGTATGGGATTAATTTGGTGTGTGTAGGGTGAATTAACACAAGACATGGGTTTCTACAGTTTGACACAGGGTATGGGctggtgtaggtgtgtgtataGGGCAAGTTTAAACACACAGGCTGGATAAGGGACAAATTAACAGAGTATGGCGTTGTGGTTAGAAGATGTAATAACTTTGAGCTTATCCTTATCAttctatcatatctttatcgttctatagaggaaggaaggaatgatgtaATTCTAATTAATTTTCTATAGAGCGGAAGACACGAAGCTGtatccattatcattatctctatcattctgtggaggtgaaggaaaggagaaggaaggaaggaaggtatatCTTAtctattatcgtcattatcctTATCATTTGACATAGCTGAAGGGAGATAATGTGGATAACTAAGAGGATGAGAGGCggatagataatagatagatagataggtgaagGAAGATAATGTGGATGATAACTAAGAGGATTggggacagacagatagatagatagataaataaatagatagatagatagatgtaatAACAATTCCAAACTCTAACAAAGAAAAGctgaaatagatgaagaaaaaacacttgAATGTCCTAATGagatagaaaaattataatatgaACACTGAAAAGAGATGAAGTAAGATTCTGAACACTAATTAGAGAGAACAGGTAAAAGAGAATGAGTAGAATTTAAACACCTGTGCTGGGAATTTATAAACCACACCTGCTGATTTACCTGAGAAAGTCCTTACGTTATTCCCACTCTAATTAAggccaggtgagggagagaggacctTACCTGGAAGTGCGACAGGTGGGGTGGATGTGGCGGGCCCTTACCTTACTGTGGTAGAGAGTCCAGCAGGAGGTTGGTGTGGCGAAGTGTGGTAGGAATAAAAACTTACACATttattgaaggaaggagataatgagAAGATTTGCCTGTGATTGATTTGAAttaccgcgtgtgtgtgtgtaattcactgtttgatctgctgcagtctctgacgagacagccagacgttaccctacggaacgagctcagagctcattgttt encodes:
- the LOC123509593 gene encoding mediator of RNA polymerase II transcription subunit 6-like, with protein sequence MADQNKENPLHISWHDSMWVPHLNSSNVMNYFSERSNPFYSRDCNNEFIKMQQNTRVDQLTHMQGVEYILLHTQEPILYIVRKQNRYSPTQVTPQANYHIIGGQVFQTPDLGSIINSRMLAAVSNLNNAFTELQMYSQYHPSKGYWWQFRNHPDSAAAANAAAKDKEKKQKATSTGREEPASVFQHRRVGALLEDLQAKFPYKYPAQTAQQQQQQQTQQATQQGTQQQSQQEGIKLEDMKTEIKTEVKLEVKAEVKGDPSPQPASQRSARPPPEKRQRTGP
- the LOC123509728 gene encoding trypsin-1-like, which encodes PANLLLLAAVADVECGVTDPSIGSGNRKPRIKQGTDATHGEFPWILSVRVNGRGSAHYCGGVLVHKRFALTAAHCVYTNRDSPHRVAVAAGDHDRFDDTNTFKQVIEAKEIIVHSNFSMGYINDIALLVLAKDAQWSPYVRPVCLPDAKADGMKDAMNVIVAGWGRKDEAVNGGIEHARVLQKVEVRVMPLAQCEQWYNEVYSPMPFYKSHLCAGYKAGGKDACQGDSGGPLVSPADASTPRTCVGLVSAGLGCGRPKMPGLYTRVDWFVDWILENMRSRGIKV